A genomic stretch from Salarias fasciatus chromosome 18, fSalaFa1.1, whole genome shotgun sequence includes:
- the prtfdc1b gene encoding phosphoribosyltransferase domain-containing protein 1b, which translates to MAEAAERRGDGIVISDDWPGYSLDLFSYPAHYSGDLDCVIVPHGVIMDRTERLARNIMDDLGDHDIVVLCVLKGGYQFCADLVDRIKALSCNSNRTIPMRVHFIRLKSYLNDQSTEDLHIVGAEDLSFLAGKNVLIVEAIVGTGKTMKTLLKHVESFRPKMIKVAGLLVKRVPHSSACLPDYIGFEIPDRFVVGYALDYNEYFRDLNHICVISENGKTKYKI; encoded by the exons ATggcagaggctgcagagagaagggGCGACGGCATCGTG atAAGCGATGATTGGCCAGGATACAGTTTAGACCTCTTCAGCTACCCAGCGCACTACTCCGGAGATCTGGACTGTGTCATCGTCCCTCACGGAGTGATTATGGACAG GACCGAACGCCTGGCTCGAAACATCATGGACGACCTGGGCGACCACGACATCGTGGTGCTGTGCGTGCTGAAAGGCGGCTATCAGTTCTGCGCCGACCTGGTGGACCGGATCAAGGCCCTGAGCTGCAACTCCAACCGCACCATCCCCATGAGGGTCCACTTCATCCGGCTGAAGAGCTACCTG AACGACCAGTCGACAGAGGATCTGCACATCGTTGGAGCAGAGGACTTGTCTTTTTTGGCAGGAAAG AACGTCCTGATTGTGGAG GCCATCGTGGGCACCGGGAAGACGATGAAGACTCTGCTGAAGCACGTCGAGTCTTTCAGGCCCAAAATGATCAAAGTGGCCGG GTTGCTGGTGAAGAGAGTTCCTCACAGCTCGGCCTGCCTCCCCGACT ACATCGGCTTTGAAATCCCCGACCGCTTTGTGGTGGGATATGCCCTGGACTACAATGAGTACTTCAGAGACCTGAAT